In Babylonia areolata isolate BAREFJ2019XMU chromosome 19, ASM4173473v1, whole genome shotgun sequence, a single window of DNA contains:
- the LOC143293718 gene encoding mediator of RNA polymerase II transcription subunit 28-like, whose product MATPDKLEDAPNQIKDLEKAFKDCLGNLTSQDYFSPNESEETRQTVEHTIQHFLDTARQTEAFFLTQRLHLSVQKPEQVLKEEIIELRQELERKEKLIEKHHERLQSWQGLLQRSNIPIPPSSAATPSQPSLPPPAQSQGYPGPPQQMGPGPGMMPQGAGVQAGQYPGPPLPGAQGYGMPPPHQLPPSYTQNPLTYLEQNLSNIGMPERR is encoded by the exons GATTGCCTTGGCAATCTCACAAGCCAAGACTACTTCTCTCCAAATGAATCTGAAGAGACCCGACaga CTGTGGAGCACACAATACAGCATTTTCTGGACACAGCGCGGCAGACAGAGGCATTCTTTCTCACCCAGAGACTTCACCTTTCTGTGCAGAAACCAGAGCAGGTTTTGAAAGAG GAAATAATCGAGCTACGCCAGGAGCTGGAACGCAAAGAAAAGCTGATAGAGAAACACCATGAGCGCCTCCAGTCTTGGCAGGGTCTCCTGCAGCGTTCTAACatccccatccctccttcctccgcTGCCACGCCCAgccagccctccctccccccaccggcCCAGAGCCAGGGCTACCCAGGTCCCCCTCAGCAGATGGGCCCAGGCCCAGGCATGATGCCTCAGGGGGCGGGGGTGCAGGCGGGGCAGTACCCAGGTCCCCCCCTGCCTGGGGCCCAGGGGTATGGGATGCCCCCACCCCATCAGCTGCCTCCTTCCTACACACAGAACCCTCTCACCTACCTGGAGCAGAACCTTTCCAACATCGGCATGCCTGAGAGACGATAG
- the LOC143293719 gene encoding uncharacterized protein LOC143293719 has translation MLRGPVATSFPSLDALPREAGTSGHVYPFSARSVSPMSQMDPLRLPSSIASATFWRSPYSEALRQTKPSVPRRAEGHHSTRDSSRTSGQDVGEKKSEEGDRACDGGVATDSQKNQASSEGKDSGSDVSGGDNAQQLRGILCKSSLSSSSRQSGAKVQKRVKFDDSVDKGQSPRQSQSAICGRTPPRQDPQPPPNRSLSASLTAKSSLRMPSLRPPGDRQPEDKSYPPQSPSPSPTLLPNPRQYPHIPKSSAGSLIQTSSMSELTLPRAVPKGGSQGSYQLVAGPYSVHSCPSPGPGSTSSRLSPTPLDFKVYRQPLASPSGRASESGQSPPPPPPPAHNNNRGRFFATPGHRTSTRSLERLSRSFTSPAITLPRPVKRPVPSSSSNDDLPLTPPASGAGVHPDSAEKALTARDVVQAIQADKAAGRRESFLDNDKTVQILHWLQEVGHRQAREGRCPVFVGAACRDV, from the exons ATGTTACGCGGGCCCGTAGCAACGTCCTTCCCCTCCCTCGACGCTCTCCCACGCGAGGCTGGCACGAGCGGTCACGTGTACCCCTTTTCCGCACGCTCCGTGTCTCCCATGTCCCAAATGGACCCACTGCGACTGCCCTCCAGCATCGCCTCGGCCACCTTCTGGAGGTCTCCCTACAGCGAGGCACTCCGCCAGACCAAGCCCAGCGTGCCCAGGAGAGCGGAGGGGCACCACTCCACGAGGGACTCCTCCAGGACGTCCGGCCAGGacgtgggggagaagaagagcgAGGAGGGGGACAGGGCGTGTGACGGGGGCGTGGCCACGGACAGCCAGAAGAACCAGGCATCCAGCGAGGGCAAGGACTCCGGGTCTGACGTGTCTGGTGGCGACAACGCTCAGCAGCTCCGCGGCATCCTCTGCAAGTCCTCGCTGTCCTCCAGCAGTCGCCAGTCCGGCGCCAAG GTTCAGAAGCGGGTCAAGTTTGATGACAGTGTGGACAAAGGCCAGTCTCCCCGGCAGAGCCAGTCGGCCATCTGTGGCCGAACACCCCCCAGACAggacccccagcctccccccaacAGATCCCTGTCTGCCTCCCTCACAGCAAAGTCCTCCCTGCGCATGCCTAGCCTTCGACCTCCCGGAGATCGCCAGCCGGAGGATAAAAGCTATCCGCCACAGAGCCCTTCCCCGTCTCCCACTCTCCTGCCCAATCCTCGCCAGTACCCACACATCCCAAAATCCAGCGCGGGGTCTCTGATCCAGACCTCCAGCATGTCGGAGCTGACTCTTCCGCGGGCCGTCCCTAAGGGTGGCAGCCAGGGCTCCTACCAGCTGGTGGCCGGCCCATACAGCGTCCACAGCTGTCCCTCTCCGGGGCCTGGCAGCACCAGCTCACGTCTCAGTCCTACACCTCTGGACTTCAAGGTCTACCGTCAGCCGCTGGCATCACCCAGCGGTCGGGCGAGTGAGAGCGGGcagtcccctcctccccctcctcctcctgcccacaACAACAATAGAGGTCGTTTCTTTGCCACGCCAGGTCACCGGACCAGCACCCGATCTTTGGAACGTCTCTCCCGTTCCTTCACCTCCCCCGCCATCACCCTGCCCAGGCCTGTCAAACGGcccgtcccctcctcctcctccaacgacGACCTGCCACTGACGCCCCCTGCCAGCGGGGCAGGGGTCCACCCGGACAGCGCGGAGAAGGCGTTGACGGCGCGGGACGTGGTGCAGGCCATCCAGGCTGACAAGGCCGCGGGGAGGCGGGAGAGCTTTCTGGACAATGACAAGACGGTGCAGATCCTGCACTGGCTGCAGGAGGTGGGGCACAGGCAGGCCCGGGAAGGCCGCTGCCCTGTCTTTGTGGGTGCTGCTTGCAGAGACGTTTga